From Streptomyces cyaneogriseus subsp. noncyanogenus, the proteins below share one genomic window:
- the lxmK gene encoding class V lanthionine synthetase subunit LxmK has protein sequence MNGGATGVAYVARGLDEVPAVSRLLTRLGLGDLPPDEVSGAVGRNDNWVGTTTGGADVFIKRVHGVEPERSLRIRRLIRFEQFVRAGNPTSAPRCLGWDESAGVFVHRRVPDAVSGSVLMIREQFTPDLARRTAEILAGLHSSTLEPRPELDDPVTLLPSSRLMEGLPLPLFERCSAAQLQAWALMQKDGELCAAVGALETASATARPTPAHCDLRVDQILVDGSGTVLLTDWEEFRLADPARDTGGFVGEWLYRAVLDVPTTRGDDPSAPATVTELDERTIVTRGIAKLERLRPLITAFWSAYTAARPVDRDMAARTAAYAGWHLLDRLLAGAMNVSRLQPIQRAAAGIGRRVLIAPDRAVPALGLGAPSAGGPGK, from the coding sequence ATGAACGGCGGGGCCACAGGGGTGGCGTACGTCGCCCGCGGACTGGACGAGGTTCCCGCCGTCTCCCGCCTGCTGACCCGGCTCGGCCTGGGAGACCTGCCGCCGGACGAGGTCAGCGGTGCCGTGGGCCGCAACGACAACTGGGTCGGCACCACGACCGGCGGAGCGGACGTCTTCATCAAACGGGTCCACGGCGTGGAGCCCGAACGGTCGCTGCGGATCCGGAGACTGATCCGCTTCGAACAGTTCGTCAGGGCCGGCAACCCCACCTCGGCGCCCCGGTGTCTGGGATGGGACGAGTCGGCCGGCGTCTTCGTCCACCGCCGGGTGCCGGACGCGGTCAGCGGGTCGGTCCTGATGATCCGCGAGCAGTTCACCCCCGACCTCGCCCGGCGCACCGCCGAGATCCTGGCAGGGCTGCACTCGAGCACTCTCGAACCCCGGCCGGAACTCGACGACCCCGTGACCCTGCTTCCTTCCTCCCGGCTCATGGAAGGTCTCCCGCTGCCGCTGTTCGAGCGATGTTCCGCCGCTCAGCTCCAGGCCTGGGCGCTGATGCAGAAGGACGGCGAACTCTGCGCAGCGGTCGGCGCGCTGGAGACCGCGAGCGCCACCGCACGACCGACCCCCGCCCACTGCGATCTGCGGGTCGACCAGATACTGGTGGACGGAAGCGGCACGGTGCTCCTCACCGACTGGGAGGAGTTCCGCCTGGCCGATCCCGCCCGGGACACCGGTGGTTTCGTCGGCGAGTGGCTCTACCGAGCCGTGCTCGACGTGCCCACCACACGCGGCGACGACCCCTCCGCCCCGGCCACGGTGACCGAACTCGACGAACGGACCATCGTCACCCGCGGCATCGCGAAGCTGGAGCGGCTGCGCCCTCTCATCACCGCCTTCTGGAGCGCCTACACCGCGGCCCGCCCGGTGGACCGGGACATGGCCGCCCGGACCGCCGCCTACGCGGGGTGGCACCTGCTGGACCGACTCCTCGCCGGAGCGATGAACGTCTCCCGGCTGCAACCGATACAGCGGGCGGCGGCAGGCATAGGACGCCGCGTCCTCATCGCCCCCGACCGGGCCGTACCGGCGCTCGGCCTGGGCGCCCCTTCCGCCGGAGGTCCCGGGAAGTGA
- a CDS encoding LLM class flavin-dependent oxidoreductase, producing the protein MTDTPSLPHLSVLLPTLARHPQEFLPFMSLVQQTTARRLWTGQPLLMDACQGFAYGAGKGFRVPVGTAVALAPTRHPFEAALQARGLAMTTGHTVEMGFGPGDPVFQRGLLGRPWRSPLTAMREFIVVCRELLAGGPVKLRGEYYTLLGRQGATRHPRVRLGLGVLRPAMARLAGEVADTAITWLTPPAYIAGTLRPAMLAGAERAGRPAPRVVAAVHVALDRDGRDPLDLLYRTSAGHLRAAHYLDMLDRAGVPTDRDDWRIAAKGLIEAGVFLYGDPGTLAAGLRGYAEAGVDEVILNLHGAATTQGVQETLDELRAVLELGAVR; encoded by the coding sequence ATGACGGACACCCCCTCGCTGCCCCATCTGTCGGTCCTCCTGCCGACCCTGGCCCGTCATCCGCAGGAGTTCCTGCCCTTCATGTCGCTGGTCCAGCAGACCACGGCGCGACGCCTGTGGACCGGGCAGCCCCTGCTGATGGACGCCTGCCAGGGCTTCGCCTACGGCGCCGGGAAGGGGTTCCGCGTGCCGGTGGGCACGGCGGTCGCCCTGGCCCCGACGCGCCATCCCTTCGAGGCGGCACTCCAGGCCCGCGGGCTGGCGATGACGACCGGACACACCGTGGAGATGGGCTTCGGCCCCGGCGACCCGGTCTTCCAGCGAGGGCTGCTGGGGCGGCCCTGGCGCAGCCCCCTCACCGCCATGCGGGAGTTCATCGTCGTCTGCCGCGAACTGCTCGCGGGCGGACCGGTCAAGCTGCGCGGAGAGTACTACACCCTGCTCGGACGGCAGGGCGCCACGCGCCACCCCCGCGTGCGCCTCGGCCTCGGGGTCCTGCGGCCGGCCATGGCCCGCCTGGCCGGTGAGGTGGCCGACACCGCGATCACCTGGCTCACGCCCCCGGCCTACATCGCCGGCACCCTCCGGCCCGCGATGCTCGCCGGTGCCGAGCGGGCCGGGAGACCGGCGCCCAGGGTGGTGGCGGCGGTCCACGTCGCACTCGACCGCGACGGCCGCGACCCGCTCGACCTGCTGTACCGGACCAGCGCGGGCCACCTGCGGGCCGCCCACTACCTCGATATGCTGGACCGCGCCGGTGTGCCGACGGACCGGGACGACTGGCGGATCGCGGCCAAGGGCCTGATCGAGGCAGGCGTCTTCCTCTACGGCGATCCCGGCACGCTCGCGGCCGGGCTGCGCGGCTACGCCGAGGCCGGCGTCGACGAGGTGATCCTCAACCTCCATGGCGCCGCCACGACCCAGGGCGTCCAGGAGACCCTCGACGAACTCCGCGCCGTGCTGGAGCTGGGAGCCGTCCGATGA
- a CDS encoding insulinase family protein, whose product MTTSGPEVVRLGNGLRVVLLHRPGAVGTHVVTHVGAGYRFDPPGRPGLAHLVEHLFTQDSGEPVTSRALTTAQAYGGASGAATHADYTEFHHTFPSPLLPRFLAWEAERLTGPRFTPGHLARQLDGVHEEITERRTRTRWGLFPWPALPSHLYDDFALGHDGLGVPEALHDVSFAEALSFFADHYVPSNTVLTLAGDLGERGAAGLERLLESTLGGVPARGGARERPRPPRPLRRDRRGTVALPASDRAAVAFGYAIDGPRTDPAAYAAAVVTARSVLSLDRHGRPPGGDHLISAACGFFAPCDSPDQDTLFFVGTTRGHDSRDLAARLDDALESLAANPSPVVVRAARTRAVADRVRDGETAMGRARWAGRGTLLFDDAALLDRFVTALGAVTPAAVRDVARRLGSAPRATLHGTPGPGAARAAGPLAPPARQLPRPEAGETAPPPAFGRLTVPRLSLPVLQDSASGAGRVVVVRGRGPEVSVRVIVPACGLGVLARTGFERAVRSALRGMRVAPERTTWIGDRLIVAARAPATGPHRWEEVPAILAELRAQAVVQDAPGAGEGAALPPAVLACELASGQDDRAGRSGAATAPTVVLVTGPEGRRAAAAGEPVPPRRAPALPGPAGQAPPARPGPDGPRGPRVLLRVVPDCASAAFSLLPRRTEAVLPSVAAQHLAVAVLAGVGRLPLGRRGRLAHLRNGTVVAGLEPVFEGTRAFLSGTCEPGRSGELLRETMDVLIECAGGLTAAEVDSAAEFCAGQWVLALDEDGTTADLVAQQIAFGRGLAEIEVFPARLREVTAKDVSTAVDCLFALGRMRGGVVDARAPEGLPSAWGVDGEPVHPPRDSP is encoded by the coding sequence GTGACGACGTCCGGACCCGAGGTCGTCCGGCTCGGCAACGGGCTGCGGGTGGTCCTCCTGCACCGGCCGGGGGCGGTCGGAACGCATGTGGTGACCCACGTGGGAGCGGGGTACCGCTTCGACCCCCCGGGCCGTCCGGGGCTGGCCCATCTCGTCGAGCACCTGTTCACGCAGGACAGCGGCGAGCCGGTCACCTCACGCGCCCTCACCACGGCCCAGGCGTACGGCGGCGCCTCCGGGGCCGCGACCCACGCCGACTACACCGAGTTCCACCACACCTTTCCCTCCCCGCTGCTGCCCCGGTTCCTCGCCTGGGAGGCGGAGCGGCTGACCGGACCGCGTTTCACCCCCGGTCATCTGGCCCGCCAGCTCGACGGAGTCCACGAGGAGATAACGGAGCGGCGGACCCGTACCCGGTGGGGGCTGTTCCCGTGGCCCGCGCTGCCGTCCCACCTGTACGACGACTTCGCGCTGGGCCATGACGGGCTCGGCGTACCCGAGGCGCTGCACGACGTCTCCTTCGCCGAGGCGCTGTCGTTCTTCGCCGACCACTACGTGCCCTCCAACACGGTGCTCACCCTGGCCGGGGATCTCGGCGAACGGGGAGCCGCCGGGCTGGAGCGGCTGCTGGAGAGCACACTGGGCGGGGTGCCCGCGCGCGGCGGAGCCCGCGAGCGTCCCCGGCCTCCCCGGCCGCTGCGCCGTGACCGCCGGGGGACCGTGGCGCTGCCCGCCTCGGACCGGGCGGCCGTCGCGTTCGGCTACGCCATCGACGGGCCGCGGACGGACCCCGCGGCGTACGCGGCGGCCGTGGTGACGGCGCGCTCCGTCCTGTCCCTGGACCGGCACGGCCGCCCGCCGGGCGGGGACCACCTGATCTCGGCCGCGTGCGGCTTCTTCGCCCCCTGCGACAGCCCCGATCAGGACACCCTCTTCTTCGTGGGAACGACCCGGGGACACGACAGCCGGGACCTGGCAGCGCGGCTGGACGACGCCCTGGAGTCCCTGGCGGCAAACCCGTCCCCCGTGGTCGTGCGGGCGGCACGGACACGGGCGGTCGCGGACCGGGTCCGGGACGGGGAGACCGCGATGGGCCGCGCGCGCTGGGCGGGCCGGGGAACCCTGCTGTTCGACGACGCCGCGCTGCTCGACCGGTTCGTCACCGCTCTGGGCGCGGTCACCCCCGCCGCCGTCCGGGACGTCGCGCGCCGCCTGGGCTCCGCTCCCCGGGCCACCCTGCACGGGACACCGGGGCCGGGCGCGGCTCGTGCGGCGGGCCCCCTTGCGCCGCCCGCCCGGCAGCTGCCGCGGCCGGAGGCGGGGGAGACCGCCCCGCCTCCCGCCTTCGGCCGGCTCACCGTGCCGCGCCTGTCCCTGCCGGTGCTCCAGGACTCCGCTTCTGGCGCGGGCCGGGTCGTCGTGGTCCGGGGACGCGGGCCGGAGGTGTCGGTGCGGGTGATCGTGCCCGCGTGCGGACTCGGCGTCCTGGCGCGGACCGGCTTCGAGCGGGCGGTTCGCTCCGCGCTGCGCGGCATGCGCGTCGCGCCCGAGAGGACGACGTGGATCGGGGACCGGCTGATCGTCGCCGCCCGCGCACCCGCCACCGGGCCCCACCGCTGGGAGGAGGTGCCGGCGATCCTGGCGGAGCTTCGCGCGCAGGCCGTCGTCCAGGACGCGCCCGGGGCCGGCGAAGGGGCGGCCCTCCCGCCTGCGGTCCTGGCGTGCGAGCTGGCATCGGGCCAGGACGACCGGGCCGGCCGGAGCGGGGCCGCGACGGCGCCCACGGTCGTCCTGGTCACCGGGCCGGAAGGGCGCCGCGCCGCGGCCGCGGGGGAACCCGTGCCGCCGCGGCGCGCCCCGGCCCTGCCGGGCCCCGCCGGGCAGGCACCGCCCGCACGGCCGGGCCCGGACGGCCCCCGCGGGCCCCGGGTCCTCCTGCGCGTCGTCCCGGACTGCGCGTCGGCGGCCTTCTCACTTCTGCCCCGGCGGACAGAGGCCGTCCTCCCCTCCGTCGCGGCGCAGCACCTCGCCGTCGCCGTGCTGGCCGGGGTCGGCCGATTGCCCCTGGGCCGGCGCGGACGGCTGGCACACCTGCGGAACGGCACCGTGGTCGCCGGACTCGAACCCGTCTTCGAGGGAACGCGGGCCTTCCTGAGCGGAACCTGCGAGCCGGGCCGCAGCGGAGAACTGCTGCGGGAGACCATGGACGTGCTGATCGAGTGCGCGGGCGGGCTGACGGCCGCCGAAGTGGACTCGGCGGCGGAATTCTGCGCCGGTCAGTGGGTGCTGGCACTGGACGAGGACGGGACGACCGCCGATCTCGTGGCTCAGCAGATCGCCTTCGGCCGCGGCCTGGCGGAGATCGAGGTGTTCCCCGCCCGGTTGAGAGAGGTGACGGCGAAGGACGTCTCCACCGCCGTCGACTGCCTGTTCGCCCTGGGCCGCATGCGGGGCGGCGTCGTGGACGCCCGGGCGCCCGAGGGCCTGCCCTCCGCGTGGGGGGTGGACGGCGAGCCCGTCCACCCCCCACGCGACAGCCCTTGA
- a CDS encoding ABC transporter ATP-binding protein, producing the protein MADLSSGTRLSRQIYQGQERQVWAAGVICLLVSAACLAMPAAVGQLVQALATGRDRALWVAVLAALAVVMGGGNAAYAAVVAGLAERHILRLRNAMIHRTLRLPVRHVRRIGSGDLGSRLTADTMQLRGSLDIGLGQLPQALLMVVGTFAAMLYLDPVLLGVTLTGFAAAALVITWLYRGLQRSALEHQQHLAQAAQGYAHALSALPTVKSLRAEGHVDAALNEMTERARRSGVDYAWRQALLSPVTALGQQLSLTGVIVVGALRITDGSLDLAALSAFLLYLLQVVTPVSVVAMGLGRLKAGLAIRGRFDEILRAPTEEDEAVPSPAATDPARSDPRPAPAVAFHTVSFAYEDTPVISEISFEAAVAGITALVGPSGAGKSTLLKLVERFELPGSGQVSVRGVPVEQWALPELRRQIAYVDQEATLLNDTVRNNLLLGCDRRVTDAELVRHLARVGLADVIGELPAGLDTVLGQGVELSGGQRQRLALARALLAETPIVLLDEPTSQLDSLSEDQFRRILEDLAASRCIVVVAHRLSTVKRASKIVVVDAGTVVGEGTHDELLERSDLYRDLVNGQLLSGLETETTRAA; encoded by the coding sequence ATGGCGGACCTCTCCTCCGGCACCAGGCTTTCGCGTCAGATCTACCAGGGCCAGGAGCGGCAGGTGTGGGCCGCCGGAGTCATCTGCCTGCTTGTCTCGGCCGCCTGCCTGGCCATGCCCGCCGCCGTGGGCCAGCTCGTCCAAGCCCTCGCCACGGGCCGGGACCGGGCGCTGTGGGTGGCCGTGCTCGCCGCGCTCGCCGTCGTCATGGGCGGGGGGAACGCGGCCTACGCCGCCGTCGTCGCCGGTCTCGCGGAGCGGCACATCCTGCGGCTGCGCAACGCCATGATCCACCGGACGCTGCGGCTTCCCGTCCGGCACGTACGCAGGATCGGCTCGGGCGACCTCGGCTCCCGGCTCACAGCGGACACCATGCAGCTGCGCGGCTCCCTCGACATCGGTCTCGGGCAACTGCCGCAGGCGCTGCTGATGGTGGTGGGCACGTTCGCCGCCATGCTCTACCTCGACCCCGTCCTGCTGGGGGTCACCCTCACCGGATTCGCCGCCGCGGCGCTGGTCATCACCTGGCTGTACCGAGGGCTCCAGCGCTCCGCCCTCGAGCACCAGCAGCATCTGGCGCAGGCCGCCCAGGGATACGCGCACGCGCTCTCGGCGCTGCCGACCGTCAAGAGCCTGCGCGCCGAGGGACACGTGGACGCCGCGCTGAACGAGATGACGGAGCGAGCACGGCGCAGCGGCGTCGACTACGCCTGGCGGCAGGCCCTCCTCAGCCCGGTCACCGCTCTCGGCCAGCAGCTCTCCCTGACCGGGGTGATCGTCGTCGGTGCGCTGCGCATCACCGACGGCTCGCTCGACCTGGCCGCCCTGTCGGCGTTCCTGCTGTACCTGCTCCAGGTCGTGACTCCGGTGTCGGTGGTCGCGATGGGGCTGGGGCGGCTGAAGGCGGGGCTCGCGATCCGCGGCCGTTTCGACGAGATCCTGCGCGCCCCCACGGAGGAGGACGAGGCCGTGCCGTCGCCGGCCGCCACCGACCCGGCCCGCAGCGACCCGCGGCCCGCGCCCGCCGTCGCCTTCCACACCGTCTCCTTCGCCTACGAGGACACACCCGTGATCAGCGAGATCTCCTTCGAGGCCGCGGTGGCCGGCATCACCGCGCTGGTCGGCCCGTCGGGGGCGGGCAAGAGCACCCTCCTCAAACTGGTCGAGCGGTTCGAGCTCCCCGGCTCCGGCCAGGTGAGCGTGCGGGGTGTCCCCGTCGAGCAATGGGCGCTGCCCGAGCTGCGCCGCCAGATCGCCTACGTCGACCAGGAGGCGACCCTGCTCAACGACACGGTGCGCAACAACCTGCTGCTGGGCTGCGACCGCCGGGTGACGGACGCCGAACTCGTGCGGCACCTCGCCCGGGTCGGCCTCGCCGACGTCATCGGTGAGCTGCCCGCCGGACTGGACACCGTCCTCGGGCAGGGCGTGGAGCTCTCCGGCGGGCAGCGGCAGCGCCTGGCGCTCGCCCGGGCGCTGCTGGCGGAGACGCCCATCGTGCTCCTGGACGAACCCACGTCCCAGCTCGACAGCCTGAGCGAGGACCAGTTCCGCCGGATCCTGGAGGATCTCGCCGCCTCCCGGTGCATCGTCGTGGTGGCGCACCGGCTGTCCACGGTGAAGAGAGCGAGCAAGATCGTGGTGGTCGACGCGGGCACCGTCGTGGGCGAGGGAACCCACGACGAGCTCCTCGAGCGCAGCGACCTGTACCGCGACCTGGTCAACGGGCAGCTCCTGTCGGGCCTCGAGACCGAGACGACCCGGGCGGCGTGA
- a CDS encoding T3SS effector HopA1 family protein codes for MSWQQICEVLDSVRVSPDGRSAGFAAWRLEAREPRDLEKQLGKALYECLHLRRREPTDIRARMVRDPEFEHRLASRIPHRHLPETTSVVRRDTAGGMTLVRLMDVRVWVPDELVTDRSPDATATVLLPSSFPALSPGFLMTQGTKRLPPGNPATLRRLYLSLRAAADAPAVWATVLGALEEAGLPYRAKAASVAWFYPRTDAVTVYVDARHLERATAALLPRLRRQGGLEPATSWLCERLAPGVAAASEPDDPRPGRRGLSFGEHRCSLMAHALVDARTRGTTWRELLPPVLEAANVDPDAPWRNLTGRAEPPEASPPPHEPAGPVTVRS; via the coding sequence GTGAGCTGGCAGCAGATCTGCGAGGTCCTGGACTCGGTGCGGGTCAGCCCCGACGGCCGCTCCGCCGGTTTCGCCGCATGGCGGCTCGAGGCCCGCGAGCCCCGCGACCTGGAGAAGCAGCTCGGCAAGGCGCTGTACGAGTGTCTGCACCTGCGCCGCCGGGAACCGACGGACATCCGTGCGCGCATGGTGCGGGACCCGGAGTTCGAACACCGGCTCGCCTCCCGGATCCCCCATCGGCATCTGCCGGAGACAACCAGCGTCGTCCGCCGTGACACCGCCGGCGGCATGACACTCGTACGCCTCATGGACGTGCGCGTCTGGGTGCCCGACGAACTCGTCACGGACAGATCGCCCGACGCCACCGCGACGGTGCTGCTCCCGTCCAGCTTCCCGGCGCTGTCCCCCGGGTTCCTGATGACGCAGGGCACGAAGCGGCTTCCGCCCGGGAACCCCGCGACACTGCGACGCCTCTACCTCAGCCTCCGCGCCGCCGCCGACGCGCCCGCGGTCTGGGCCACGGTGCTCGGCGCGCTGGAGGAGGCGGGCCTTCCCTACCGGGCCAAGGCGGCCTCGGTCGCCTGGTTCTACCCGCGCACCGACGCCGTCACCGTGTATGTCGACGCGCGTCACCTGGAGCGGGCGACCGCCGCGCTCCTGCCCCGTCTGCGCCGTCAGGGGGGACTGGAGCCCGCCACCTCCTGGCTGTGCGAACGCCTGGCTCCCGGCGTCGCGGCGGCCAGCGAACCCGACGACCCGAGGCCGGGCCGGCGCGGGCTGAGCTTCGGGGAACACCGCTGCTCGCTCATGGCCCACGCGCTGGTCGACGCCCGCACGCGGGGGACGACCTGGCGCGAACTGCTCCCCCCGGTCCTGGAGGCGGCCAACGTCGACCCGGACGCACCCTGGCGCAACCTCACCGGCCGCGCGGAGCCGCCGGAGGCATCACCGCCTCCCCACGAGCCGGCCGGACCGGTCACGGTCCGGTCCTGA
- a CDS encoding methyltransferase — MDSVQQAAIDLLGKADLITPMALRVAATLKLVDHLEAGVTDLPGLARVTRSHERPLGKVLDHLVSLGVVERAGERYRVSALGAPLSSRCDHLGVRPMLDVEHLIGKAELAMVDLLHTVRTGAAAYEERGVTLWEDLNAAGGGAPGMDAFKRTAALFDAEAIAEQFDWSQVRDVVDVGGNSGAVAISLLEAHPHLTAAVFDLPCFGPAAREAVERARLADRCEVISGSFFDGLPPGRDVYLLSAILADWSDEDAVRILRQCRRAAGPTGVVLLAEVHLRADHPDPVHRTAAALRIEASMGHPDRTPADLAELAARAGLRVTWEGRHTPVRSLLALRAETEHR, encoded by the coding sequence ATGGACAGCGTGCAGCAGGCCGCGATCGACCTGCTGGGCAAGGCGGACCTGATCACCCCCATGGCGCTGCGGGTCGCCGCCACGCTGAAGCTGGTCGACCACCTCGAAGCCGGCGTGACGGACCTGCCCGGGCTCGCCCGGGTGACCCGGTCCCATGAACGGCCGCTGGGGAAGGTCCTCGATCACCTGGTGAGCCTCGGCGTCGTCGAGCGCGCGGGGGAGCGGTACCGTGTCTCCGCCCTGGGGGCACCCCTGTCCTCCCGGTGCGATCACCTCGGCGTGCGGCCGATGCTCGACGTCGAGCACCTGATCGGGAAGGCCGAACTGGCCATGGTCGATCTGCTGCACACCGTGCGCACCGGGGCGGCGGCCTACGAGGAGCGCGGTGTCACCCTCTGGGAGGACCTGAACGCCGCGGGCGGCGGCGCCCCGGGCATGGACGCCTTCAAGCGCACGGCCGCGCTGTTCGACGCGGAGGCCATCGCCGAGCAGTTCGACTGGTCCCAGGTCCGCGACGTCGTCGACGTGGGAGGGAACTCCGGAGCGGTCGCGATCAGCCTGCTCGAGGCACACCCCCATCTGACCGCGGCCGTCTTCGACCTGCCCTGCTTCGGCCCCGCCGCCCGCGAAGCCGTCGAGCGGGCGCGGCTCGCCGACCGCTGCGAGGTGATCTCGGGGAGTTTCTTCGACGGTCTGCCCCCGGGCCGGGACGTGTACCTGCTCTCCGCGATCCTGGCGGACTGGTCCGACGAGGACGCGGTACGGATCCTGCGGCAGTGCCGCCGAGCCGCCGGCCCCACCGGCGTGGTCCTCCTCGCGGAGGTCCACCTCCGGGCCGACCACCCCGATCCGGTGCACCGCACGGCCGCCGCGCTGCGGATCGAGGCCAGCATGGGCCACCCGGACCGCACCCCGGCCGACCTCGCCGAACTGGCGGCGCGCGCGGGCCTGCGGGTGACCTGGGAAGGCCGGCACACCCCCGTGCGGTCCCTGCTGGCGCTGCGCGCAGAGACGGAACACAGATGA
- a CDS encoding flavoprotein, which yields MTAGAAGQKAPGASRQTRTLLVVTGSLSAAFVPQGVGHLRMTHPGIRIRTLITRSALKFVTATAVAAATGGEVTMDAWEDDRPGTPAEALHVELAEWAERIVVYPASWHYVARLAQGLADVPSLLALHTSRAEVAVAPSVPPGSLDSKVFQRHLAELRDRGYRVAPVLLARSTGGTRPALVPPPMPDVMALFDQAPPAPSPPAPAGRQAAP from the coding sequence ATGACCGCGGGCGCCGCCGGCCAGAAGGCCCCGGGGGCCTCGCGCCAGACACGGACCCTGCTGGTCGTCACCGGCTCCCTCAGCGCCGCCTTCGTCCCCCAGGGGGTGGGTCACCTGCGGATGACGCACCCCGGCATCCGCATCCGCACCCTGATCACCCGCAGTGCGCTGAAGTTCGTCACGGCGACGGCGGTCGCCGCCGCCACCGGTGGCGAGGTGACGATGGACGCCTGGGAGGACGACCGCCCCGGCACCCCCGCCGAAGCGCTCCACGTCGAACTGGCCGAATGGGCCGAGAGGATCGTGGTCTACCCGGCGTCCTGGCACTACGTGGCCCGACTGGCCCAGGGACTGGCGGACGTCCCCTCGCTGCTCGCCCTGCACACCTCCCGCGCCGAGGTGGCCGTGGCGCCGTCCGTGCCGCCCGGGTCGCTCGACAGCAAGGTGTTCCAGAGGCATCTGGCCGAGCTGCGGGACCGGGGCTACCGCGTGGCACCCGTGCTCCTCGCCCGCAGCACGGGCGGGACCCGGCCGGCGCTCGTGCCACCGCCGATGCCGGACGTCATGGCCCTCTTCGACCAGGCGCCCCCGGCCCCGTCCCCACCCGCCCCGGCCGGCCGGCAGGCGGCCCCGTGA
- a CDS encoding LxmA leader domain family RiPP → MDTHELIEGFDAYVEAEELNEDAMVDAPATTVPCTVASFATGYFSC, encoded by the coding sequence ATGGACACCCACGAGCTCATCGAGGGCTTCGACGCCTACGTCGAGGCTGAGGAGCTGAACGAGGACGCGATGGTGGACGCCCCGGCCACCACCGTCCCGTGCACGGTCGCCAGTTTCGCGACCGGTTACTTCAGCTGCTGA